AGAAATGGTCCCACTATCAGGTATTATGAGTTCAGCTCTTTTAATGTGCGTCTATTATTTTTTTAATATTGCATTAGTAACACTTTTTAGTAGCTTTGTGAAAAAAGGTGTAACAGCAGGATTTATAACTGTTATGATAACTTTCACAAGTGCTGCATTTGTAAATTTAAATACTATTGGAAAGTTTATGCCGTACAAGTTAGTTGAGGGCGCAAATCTATTTACACTAGAAAATTATTCTTATTCTATAGCATTTTCAATTATATGTAGCATACTCTTTATAATAGCTACTATTTTTAACATGAACAAGGTTGAGGTAATATAATTACAGTTTTTAAACAAACACAAATAAGGTTTATTTTACCAAAATTTCATAAAATATTGACATTAATGTAAATATTAATTATAATATTTATATAGAACCTAGTGCATTAAAAGTAGAGCAAAGAGAATACCTATTAATAATTGTTATGTTACCTAAAACAAAGAGGATATCAAAACAAGGGGGTATATATTATGCCAGATAAGGGTAAAAGTAAGGGTACTACAACTAAGAACACTGGTAAAAAAGGTGAGAAAAAAGAACAAAAAAACAAAGGACCTAAGAAGTAAAAAAAATTCCTGAGCTCAAAGAGTTCAGGTTTTTTTATAATTACCAAAAAGGGGGCGGTATTCATGAGCACTAGTATGTTAAAAATTATAGCATGTTTATTAATGTTAATAGACCATATGGGAGCAGCACTTTTCCCAGAGGCTATAATTATGAGAATGATAGGAAGATTGTCATTCCCTATATTTGCTTATTTAATTGCTATAGGATATTCTAAAACAAATTCATTTTCTAAATATTTATACAGATTGTTACTATTTGCAGCTGTATCTCAAATACCATTTTCATTAGCCTTTAGTGAAGAGATTAGTGTACATAGTTTTTCGGATTTTCTAAGATTTTTTGTAGGGAGTCCATCTCCATATTTAAATATCTTCTTTACTTTAGCAATTGGATTAATAGCAATACGTGCATGGGATAAAGGAGAATCTACAATTGGGAAAATAGTAGCTGCCTTAGCATTAGGTATAACCGCTCAAGTTTTTAGTACAGATTATGGAATCTATGGAGTTGCTATGATTCTTGCATTCTATATTTTTAGAGATAACAAAATTAAAACAGTTATATCTCAAACCTCTGTATTTATATTATTTTATGCATCACAAATTTTACTAGCTATCTCAAGATATCCTGGTATATCAATTAAGCTTATTTGGTTTAATCAAGCATTATCGATACTCGCATTAGTTTTTATATTTAGCTATAACGGTAAGAAGGGTAAAAATTTAAAATACTTATTTTATGCTTTTTATCCAGTACATTTATTAGTAATAGGATTAATAAAAATTTTCATGTAGTTTATTATTTTAGTATTAAAAAAGTAAGTATAACTTAAATTAACGTTATACTTACTTTCTTTGTTTTAGTGCAATAGAGATATTATTTTAGTTGTTACATTCCCGGCAACATCTACAGCTTTAACTTCAATATAATTCATTCCTGCATTAAGGTTTACTTCGGCTACAAAGTTAGCAGTTTTATCATATATATCTGAAGTTGTTGGTATTTCATTTCCATTTACAAATAATTTAAATCCATAATTATTATCTGAAACTTCACAATTAATTTTAAAGGTCTCAACATTTTTGGCCAGGGCTATTACTTTATCGTTGTCAGATATATCAGTATTTTTAATAGTTAGCTTAGGTGCAATTAAATCGCAATAAAGGCTTAATGCATAGGCAAGGTTTTTACCTTTATCATCTGTAGCGGAAACTAACACTTTGTTTTGTCCATCTATTAAGTTTATTTTCTTAGCAAAGGTTAAATTTGAGTTTATCGTAACTTCTTCACCCTGTATTTTAAAAGATTTAACGCTAGTGGATAGGTCCCCACCTAAAAGTGCAAAGGGGGTATTGTAGAAGCTACCTTCTCTTTTGATACCAGTAAAATTAATATAAAGCTTTTCGTTTTTAACAATTATGTTTGTGATTGCAGATTCTATAATATTATCGTTTATATCACATGCTTGTACTTCTATTTTATGTTTTCCAGGAGTTAGATTGTCAAAGTTATAGAATAATTCCATTATGTTTTCTGCTACAACCTTACCATCAACTATAATATTGAAATATCTCATATCTGAAATAAGTTTAA
This DNA window, taken from Clostridium estertheticum, encodes the following:
- a CDS encoding TraX family protein, with amino-acid sequence MSTSMLKIIACLLMLIDHMGAALFPEAIIMRMIGRLSFPIFAYLIAIGYSKTNSFSKYLYRLLLFAAVSQIPFSLAFSEEISVHSFSDFLRFFVGSPSPYLNIFFTLAIGLIAIRAWDKGESTIGKIVAALALGITAQVFSTDYGIYGVAMILAFYIFRDNKIKTVISQTSVFILFYASQILLAISRYPGISIKLIWFNQALSILALVFIFSYNGKKGKNLKYLFYAFYPVHLLVIGLIKIFM